A part of Sparus aurata chromosome 19, fSpaAur1.1, whole genome shotgun sequence genomic DNA contains:
- the pan3 gene encoding PAN2-PAN3 deadenylation complex subunit PAN3 isoform X2 has translation MNSGLPASAAPLGGAGIPNVKVKFCRYYAKDKTCFYGEECQFLHEDPSMANLPLHGGGGSPVPLSMAGGGGTPAGYSLGGSAAACPGGGGTGVSKKAETLGPASTSLEGQLLTIPGMEGATLSDANLTNSYFSSSFIGVNGFGSPAESKYSMMQRMTTSSSSPSLLNDGAKNFSHSTHDPVNSPTSSLFSDFGALSISQRRKAPNPTASEFIPKGAPRMATMAQSTVQAFPSPIFPHPALSSSTAAALAPGMSLSAGSSPLHSPKITPHTSPAPRRRSHTPNPANYMVPTTASDPSAHIIQKETVGGTTYFYTDNTPAPMAGMVFPTYHIYPPTAPHVAYMQPKANAPSFFMADELRQELINRHLITMAQIDHSENPDVPSEVDSYHSLFPLEPLPPPNRMQKTSNFSYITSCYKAVNSKDDLPYCLRRIHGFRLVNTKCMMLVDMWKKIQHSNSVTLREVFTTKAFGDHSLVFSYDFHAGAETMFSRHFNDPAADSYFTKRKWGQHEPPPPRQHAGLLPESLIWAYIVQLSSALRTIHTAGLACRVMDPSKILITGKTRLRVNCVGVFDVLTFDNSQTNHLALMPQYQQADLVSLGKVVLALACNSLAGIQRENLQKAMELVSINYSSDLKNLILYLLTEQSRLRSVNDIMPMIGARFYTQLDASQMRNDVIEEDLAKEVQNGRLFRLLAKLGTINERPEFQKDPTWSETGDRYLLKLFRDHLFHQVTEAGTPWIDLSHIVSCLNKLDAGVPEKISLVSRDEKSVLVVTYSDLKRCFDSTFQELQAAASGSL, from the exons ATGAACAGTGGACTCCCAGCTTCAGCTGCTCCGCTCGGGGGTGCCGGGATACCCAATGTCAAGGTGAAGTTTTGCCGATATTACGCGAAAGACAAAACCTGCTTTTATGGAGAAGAGTGTCAGTTCCTGCACGAGGATCCGTCCATGGCAAACCTGCCACTGCACGGTGGCGGCGGTAGCCCCGTCCCGTTGTCTATGGCCGGGGGTGGCGGGACGCCAGCGGGTTATTCCCTCGGTGGCTCCGCGGCGGCCTGTCCGGGCGGTGGGGGGACCGGTGTGTCCAAGAAGGCCGAAACATTGGGGCCTGCAAGCACGTCTCTGGAGGGACAGCTGTTAACCA TCCCAGGGATGGAGGGAGCAACCCTGAGCGATGCCAATCTTACCAACTCTTacttcagcagcagctttaTTGGGGTCAATGGGTTTGGGAGCCCAGCGGAGTCTAAATACTCAATGATGCAG CGGATGACTACCAGCAGCAGCTCTCCCAGTCTCCTCAACGATGGTGCCAAGAACTTCAGCCACAGCACTCATG ATCCAGTGAACTCCCCGACATCCTCACTGTTCAGTGATTTTGGTGCTCTTAGCATTTCCCAAAGGAGAAAG GCGCCTAACCCGACAGCAAGTGAGTTCATCCCCAAGGGAGCTCCACGTATGGCCACCATGGCTCAGTCCACTGTCCAGGCCTTCCCCTCGCCTATCTTCCCACATCCTGCTCtcagcagctccacagctgCTGCACTGGCTCCAG GCATGTCTCTGTCTGCGggatcttctcctctccactccccAAAAATTACACCGCACACCTCACCTGCTCCTCGCCGTCGCAGTCACACCCCAAACCCTGCCAACTACATGGTGCCCACCACTGCATCGGACCCGAGCGCTCACATAATCCAGAAAGAAACTGTAGGAGGGACCACCTACTTCTACACAGACAACACCCCGGCACCGATGGCAGGGATG GTGTTTCCTACCTACCATATCTACCCCCCCACGGCACCCCATGTGGCTTACATGCAGCCGAAAGCCAACGCCCCGTCCTTCTTCATGGCTGATGAACTCCGACAG GAGTTGATAAACAGACATCTGATAACCATGGCACAGATTGACCACTCAGAGAACCCAG aTGTACCATCTGAGGTGGACAGCTACCACAGCCTGTTCCCCCTCGAGCCCCTCCCCCCACCAAACCGCATGCAGAAGACCAGCAACTTTAGCTACATCACCTCATGCTACAAGGCTGTCAATAGCAAGGATGACCTGCCTTACTGCCTGCGGAGGATACATG GTTTCCGCCTTGTTAACACCAAGTGCATGATGCTGGTGGACATGTGGAAGAAGATTCAGCACTCAAACTCTGTAACACTGAGGGAGGTCTTCACCACAAAGGCCTTTGGAGACCACT CGTTGGTGTTCTCCTATGACTTCCATGCGGGTGCAGAAACTATGTTCAGCAGGCATTTCAATGACCCAGCAGCAGACTCGTACTTTACCAAGAGGAAGTGGG GGCAACATGAACCTCCCCCGCCACGGCAGCACGCAGGCCTGCTCCCCGAGTCTCTGATCTGGGCCTACATCGTCCAGCTCAGCTCGGCCCTGCGCACCATCCACACTGCCGGCCTGGCCTGCCGTGTCATGGACCCCAGCAAGATTCTTATCACTGGCAAGACCag GTTACGGGTGAACTGCGTTGGGGTGTTTGATGTCTTAACTTTTGACAACAGCCAGACAAATCATCTTGCCCTAATGCCACAGTACCAG CAAGCAGACCTAGTGTCGCTGGGCAAGGTGGTGCTGGCGTTGGCGTGTAATTCCCTGGCTGGCATTCAAAGGGAAAACCTGCAGAAGGCCATGGAGCTGGTGTCCATCAACTACTCTTCAGACCTCAAGAACCTCATTCT TTATCTGCTGACTGAACAGTCTCGCCTGCGCAGTGTCAATGACATTATGCCGATGATTGGAGCCCGATTCTACACACAACTGGATGCATCGCAGATGAGGAATGATGTCATTGAGGAGGACCTGGCCAAG GAGGTACAAAATGGCCGTCTCTTCCGCCTGTTGGCCAAACTGGGCACCATCAACGAGCGACCAGA gtTTCAGAAGGACCCGACGTGGTCAGAGACGGGCGACCGCTACCTGTTGAAGCTTTTCCGGGATCACCTGTTTCACCAGGTGACAGAAGCTGGGACGCCCTGGATCGACCTCAGCCACATCGTCTCCTGCCTCAACAAA ctggACGCGGGCGTTCCTGAGAAGATCAGCCTGGTGTCTCGGGATGAGAAAAGTGTCCTGGTTGTGACCTATTCGGACCTGAAGCGCTGCTTCGACAGTACCTTCCAGGAGCTGCAAGCCGCAGCCTCCGGCTCTCTGTAG
- the pan3 gene encoding PAN2-PAN3 deadenylation complex subunit PAN3 isoform X1: protein MNSGLPASAAPLGGAGIPNVKVKFCRYYAKDKTCFYGEECQFLHEDPSMANLPLHGGGGSPVPLSMAGGGGTPAGYSLGGSAAACPGGGGTGVSKKAETLGPASTSLEGQLLTIPGMEGATLSDANLTNSYFSSSFIGVNGFGSPAESKYSMMQRMTTSSSSPSLLNDGAKNFSHSTHGKTVTELCGALLCAHSVIKAPLLNSSSHRSPTDPVNSPTSSLFSDFGALSISQRRKAPNPTASEFIPKGAPRMATMAQSTVQAFPSPIFPHPALSSSTAAALAPGMSLSAGSSPLHSPKITPHTSPAPRRRSHTPNPANYMVPTTASDPSAHIIQKETVGGTTYFYTDNTPAPMAGMVFPTYHIYPPTAPHVAYMQPKANAPSFFMADELRQELINRHLITMAQIDHSENPDVPSEVDSYHSLFPLEPLPPPNRMQKTSNFSYITSCYKAVNSKDDLPYCLRRIHGFRLVNTKCMMLVDMWKKIQHSNSVTLREVFTTKAFGDHSLVFSYDFHAGAETMFSRHFNDPAADSYFTKRKWGQHEPPPPRQHAGLLPESLIWAYIVQLSSALRTIHTAGLACRVMDPSKILITGKTRLRVNCVGVFDVLTFDNSQTNHLALMPQYQQADLVSLGKVVLALACNSLAGIQRENLQKAMELVSINYSSDLKNLILYLLTEQSRLRSVNDIMPMIGARFYTQLDASQMRNDVIEEDLAKEVQNGRLFRLLAKLGTINERPEFQKDPTWSETGDRYLLKLFRDHLFHQVTEAGTPWIDLSHIVSCLNKLDAGVPEKISLVSRDEKSVLVVTYSDLKRCFDSTFQELQAAASGSL from the exons ATGAACAGTGGACTCCCAGCTTCAGCTGCTCCGCTCGGGGGTGCCGGGATACCCAATGTCAAGGTGAAGTTTTGCCGATATTACGCGAAAGACAAAACCTGCTTTTATGGAGAAGAGTGTCAGTTCCTGCACGAGGATCCGTCCATGGCAAACCTGCCACTGCACGGTGGCGGCGGTAGCCCCGTCCCGTTGTCTATGGCCGGGGGTGGCGGGACGCCAGCGGGTTATTCCCTCGGTGGCTCCGCGGCGGCCTGTCCGGGCGGTGGGGGGACCGGTGTGTCCAAGAAGGCCGAAACATTGGGGCCTGCAAGCACGTCTCTGGAGGGACAGCTGTTAACCA TCCCAGGGATGGAGGGAGCAACCCTGAGCGATGCCAATCTTACCAACTCTTacttcagcagcagctttaTTGGGGTCAATGGGTTTGGGAGCCCAGCGGAGTCTAAATACTCAATGATGCAG CGGATGACTACCAGCAGCAGCTCTCCCAGTCTCCTCAACGATGGTGCCAAGAACTTCAGCCACAGCACTCATGGTAAGACAGTTACAGAGCTCTGTGGAGCACTACTCTGCGCTCATTCAGTCATCAAAGCACCACTGCTTAACTCCTCCTCTCATCGGTCTCCCACAGATCCAGTGAACTCCCCGACATCCTCACTGTTCAGTGATTTTGGTGCTCTTAGCATTTCCCAAAGGAGAAAG GCGCCTAACCCGACAGCAAGTGAGTTCATCCCCAAGGGAGCTCCACGTATGGCCACCATGGCTCAGTCCACTGTCCAGGCCTTCCCCTCGCCTATCTTCCCACATCCTGCTCtcagcagctccacagctgCTGCACTGGCTCCAG GCATGTCTCTGTCTGCGggatcttctcctctccactccccAAAAATTACACCGCACACCTCACCTGCTCCTCGCCGTCGCAGTCACACCCCAAACCCTGCCAACTACATGGTGCCCACCACTGCATCGGACCCGAGCGCTCACATAATCCAGAAAGAAACTGTAGGAGGGACCACCTACTTCTACACAGACAACACCCCGGCACCGATGGCAGGGATG GTGTTTCCTACCTACCATATCTACCCCCCCACGGCACCCCATGTGGCTTACATGCAGCCGAAAGCCAACGCCCCGTCCTTCTTCATGGCTGATGAACTCCGACAG GAGTTGATAAACAGACATCTGATAACCATGGCACAGATTGACCACTCAGAGAACCCAG aTGTACCATCTGAGGTGGACAGCTACCACAGCCTGTTCCCCCTCGAGCCCCTCCCCCCACCAAACCGCATGCAGAAGACCAGCAACTTTAGCTACATCACCTCATGCTACAAGGCTGTCAATAGCAAGGATGACCTGCCTTACTGCCTGCGGAGGATACATG GTTTCCGCCTTGTTAACACCAAGTGCATGATGCTGGTGGACATGTGGAAGAAGATTCAGCACTCAAACTCTGTAACACTGAGGGAGGTCTTCACCACAAAGGCCTTTGGAGACCACT CGTTGGTGTTCTCCTATGACTTCCATGCGGGTGCAGAAACTATGTTCAGCAGGCATTTCAATGACCCAGCAGCAGACTCGTACTTTACCAAGAGGAAGTGGG GGCAACATGAACCTCCCCCGCCACGGCAGCACGCAGGCCTGCTCCCCGAGTCTCTGATCTGGGCCTACATCGTCCAGCTCAGCTCGGCCCTGCGCACCATCCACACTGCCGGCCTGGCCTGCCGTGTCATGGACCCCAGCAAGATTCTTATCACTGGCAAGACCag GTTACGGGTGAACTGCGTTGGGGTGTTTGATGTCTTAACTTTTGACAACAGCCAGACAAATCATCTTGCCCTAATGCCACAGTACCAG CAAGCAGACCTAGTGTCGCTGGGCAAGGTGGTGCTGGCGTTGGCGTGTAATTCCCTGGCTGGCATTCAAAGGGAAAACCTGCAGAAGGCCATGGAGCTGGTGTCCATCAACTACTCTTCAGACCTCAAGAACCTCATTCT TTATCTGCTGACTGAACAGTCTCGCCTGCGCAGTGTCAATGACATTATGCCGATGATTGGAGCCCGATTCTACACACAACTGGATGCATCGCAGATGAGGAATGATGTCATTGAGGAGGACCTGGCCAAG GAGGTACAAAATGGCCGTCTCTTCCGCCTGTTGGCCAAACTGGGCACCATCAACGAGCGACCAGA gtTTCAGAAGGACCCGACGTGGTCAGAGACGGGCGACCGCTACCTGTTGAAGCTTTTCCGGGATCACCTGTTTCACCAGGTGACAGAAGCTGGGACGCCCTGGATCGACCTCAGCCACATCGTCTCCTGCCTCAACAAA ctggACGCGGGCGTTCCTGAGAAGATCAGCCTGGTGTCTCGGGATGAGAAAAGTGTCCTGGTTGTGACCTATTCGGACCTGAAGCGCTGCTTCGACAGTACCTTCCAGGAGCTGCAAGCCGCAGCCTCCGGCTCTCTGTAG
- the LOC115570036 gene encoding receptor-type tyrosine-protein kinase FLT3, translated as MPRHREMIAAVLLLCAIELHRSDGVTTSDKACVPSHEEVCFAPAGNQNAYGLVVEVCKKLIISLEHVSEHPVCNWSRGEVLVQTVNGSPRMVLPPLSETDSGKYTLSCETRNGTRSSMTVDLHVVMTRPTKPLLTLEGMDNPFASPKFRCISEGCSKPELEWSGKKQGTNGPAKRGMANISISSAEYHDRGVMCCATIAGEQECSQLYDYDIETEINKNDEVSNVTVSPGQPLLLRCRAEEDRPKWEKDSKMMDAPTLALSPSAKGEIRIKEDSHDASLMTYLFIRSVSVNHSGTYICKGPNNKSKSVDINVQPEAFLSVQLNKSKILLAKDASTTCLEANVFYHPVLQDCFWEAPDKNMTRCVRDDWVTKHRTVKLCDPLKSGDYKLHLLAGGQEVIGTISVCVVDTPNFNFSLSEDNDTFNIETVSLTPATFIWRICSNDGSCNEVPETSQTDSEDACSKTIKSSLRRTGVGGQVTFCLANSVGSWCHDSIYQLPLLQQKSTGGLNDDKSSLMLLKVGSFTLLLALVAVSIVLTYFVKKKKPQYQPQLQIIQSVGPNDNDYIYINFKDFEYDQKWEFPRENLELGDELGSGAFGMVVQATAYGINKPGISQQVAVKMLKEKHQAVEKEALMSELKMLTHIGHHANVVNLLGACTDSGPIYLIFQYCCYGDLLNYLKQNREHYHKSVTDAFNKDRFSSLYHNLQPRKNSGELDKAVDNYVPMYGSTTRGQEDIALLTLNSGDMDGFEATEIYEHLDDQTEDLKTLTFDDLLSFAFQVAKGMEFLSSKNCIHRDLAARNVLVTNGRLVKIGDFGLARDIDNDSNYVVRGNVRLPVKWMAPESTFQGIYTMKSDVWAYGILLWEIFSLGVTPYPGMKVDHTFYSMIERGFKMECPYYANESVYGMMCKCWALDPCDRPSFSKLVSFIGEQLTDREEKLYHNMLDQTSDTYQNAATLLGISAMAKQSESKTQATHDYRQTNATEESKVEMCDSDTEAAEEELLKPPDAE; from the exons ATGCCGAGGCACAGAGAGATGATAGCGG ctgttctgctgctgtgtgccaTCGAGCTGCACCGCTCTGATGGTGTGACGACGAGTGATAAAGCCTGTGTACCCAGTCATGAG GAGGTGTGTTTTGCTCCAGCTGGTAACCAGAATGCATATGGTCTTGTCGTCGAAGTGTGTAAGAAACTCATCATCTCCCTGGAACACGTCTCCGAGCACCCTGTCTGCAACTGGAGTAGAGGAGAAGTCCTGGTCCAGACAGT AAATGGGAGCCCCAGGATGGTCCTACCACCACTTTCGGAGACAGATTCAGGGAAGTACACGCTGAGCTGTGAAACCAGAAATGGCACCAGGTCCTCCATGACTGTTGACCTTCATGTAGTAATGA CACGTCCCACAAAACCACTCCTGACACTGGAAGGCATGGATAATCCGTTTGCATCTCCTAAATTCAGATGCATCTCTGAGGGATGCTCAAAGCCCGAGCTTGAATGGTCTGG AAAAAAGCAGGGGACAAATGGTCCTGCAAAAAGGGGAATGGCAAATATCTCAATATCCAGTGCTGAATATCATGATAGAGGAGTGATGTGCTGTGCTACTATTGCTGGAGAACAAGAATGCTCCCAACTGTATGACTACG ACATAGAGactgaaatcaataaaaatgatgaGGTATCTAATGTGACCGTGAGCCCTGGTCAGCCTTTGCTGCTTCGCTGCAGAGCCGAGGAGGATCGGCCTAAGTGGGAAAAAGACAGCAAAATGATGGATGCCCCTACACTGGCATTGTCACCAAGTGCCAAGGGGGAG ATACGCATTAAAGAAGACTCACATGACGCCAGCCTGATGACCTACCTGTTCATCAGATCAGTTAGTGTGAACCACTCTGGCACATATATCTGCAAGGGTCCAAATAACAAGAGCAAGTCTGTTGACATAAATGTTCAGC CTGAGGCTTTCCTCTCTGTCCAGCTGAATAAGAGCAAGATCCTATTAGCTAAGGATGCATCCACCACGTGTTTGGAAGCCAACGTTTTCTACCACCCAGTGCTTCAGGACTGTTTCTGGGAAGCTCCTGATAAAAATATGACTAGATGTGTCAGGGACGACTGGGTGACAAAACACAG GACTGTAAAGCTCTGTGATCCACTCAAATCAGGAGACTATAAGTTACACTTGCTGGCTGGAGGACAGGAAGTAATCGGGACTATATCAGTGTGTGTTGTGG ACACGCCAAATTTCAACTTCAGTTTGAGCGAGGATAATGATACCTTCAACATTGAGACTGTAAGTCTTACACCTGCAACTTTCATCTGGAGGATTTGTTCCAATGACGG CAGTTGCAATGAAGTCCCAGAGACCTCTCAAACAGACTCTGAAGACGCCTGTAGCAAGACGATCAAGAGCTCTCTGCGCAGGACTGGAGTGGGTGGACAAGTAACGTTTTGCCTGGCAAACTCAGTTGGCTCCTGGTGCCACGACTCCATATACCAGTTACCGCTATTGCAGCAGAAGTCGACAG GTGGTTTGAATGATGACAAAAGCAGCTTAATGTTGCTGAAAGTGGGCAGCTTCACTCTGCTTCTGGCGTTGGTCGCAGTCAGCATAGTGCTCACGTACTTTGTCAAAAAGAAG AAACCTCAGTATCAGCCCCAGCTCCAGATAATCCAGTCAGTCGGACCCAATGACAACGATTACATCTACATAAACTTCAAGGATTTTGAGTACGACCAGAAATGGGAGTTTCCCAGGGAGAACCTGGAACTGG GTGATGAACTGGGCTCTGGGGCTTTTGGCATGGTGGTCCAGGCGACGGCTTACGGCATCAATAAGCCCGGAATCTCACAGCAGGTGGCGGTCAAGATGCTCAAAG agaaacaccagGCGGTGGAGAAGGAGGCTCTGATGTCAGAGCTCAAGATGTTGACTCACATCGGTCACCATGCCAACGTTGTTAACCTGCTCGGGGCATGCACAGACTCAG GACCCATATACCTGATTTTCCAGTACTGCTGTTACGGAGATCTACTGAACTACCTGAAGCAGAACAGAGAGCACTACCACAAGTCTGTGACTGATGCTTTCAACAAGGACCGTTTCAGCAGCCTTTACCACAACCTGCAGCCACGGAAAAACTCCGG TGAGCTGGACAAAGCTGTGGACAATTACGTGCCTATGTACGGATCTACCACCAGAGGGCAGGAGGACATCGCCCTCCTCACCCTCAACTCTGGTGACATGGACGGCTTCGAAG CCACAGAGATCTACGAACACCTGGATGATCAGACAGAGGACCTGAAAACACTGACCTTTGATGACCTGCTCAGCTTTGCCTTCCAAGTGGCCAAAGGGATGGAGTTCCTCTCCTCCAAGAAT TGCATCCACCGAGACCTGGCAGCTCGAAACGTGTTGGTGACAAATGGCAGACTGGTGAAAATTGGTGACTTCGGACTGGCCCGAGACATTGACAACGACTCCAACTATGTTGTGAGAGGAAAT GTGCGCTTGCCGGTGAAGTGGATGGCTCCAGAGAGCACCTTCCAGGGGATCTACACCATGAAGAGTGACGTCTGGGCTTATGGCATTCTGCTCTGGGAGATCTTTTCACTCG GTGTTACTCCGTACCCTGGCATGAAGGTGGATCACACGTTCTATTCAATGATTGAGAGGGGCTTTAAGATGGAGTGTCCATACTACGCCAACGAGTCTGT GTACGGGATGATGTGTAAGTGTTGGGCTCTGGATCCCTGCGACCGGCCATCCTTCTCCAAGCTGGTGTCCTTTATTGGTgagcagctgacagacagagaggagaag CTCTACCACAACATGCTCGACCAAACATCTGACACTTACCAGAACGCAGCGACCCTTTTGGGCATTTCTGCCATGGCGAAACAGAGCGAGAGCAAGACGCAGGCGACCCATGACTACCGTCAAACCAACGCGACTGAAGAAAGCAAAGTGGAAATGTGTGATTCAGACACTGAGGCAGCTGAGGAGGAGCTTCTGAAGCCACCTGACGCAGAGTGA